One window from the genome of Moraxella nasibovis encodes:
- a CDS encoding c-type cytochrome, with protein sequence MMTMKKFVMLSAAATLAIFTMASQAQEAAKPAEAAPQAGEATTETAATEATTEAAAQTTAETAEAAKPADPVEAIPEDSDQVKKLIALHPKLISRIAPYGKVCFDGEECDINITVLAPAVEGEARPGDMLYKAICATCHDAGLVGAPKTGTADWAPRIAKGTATLYDHAINGFNAMPARGGADISDDEVKNAVDYIIAQSQ encoded by the coding sequence ATGATGACAATGAAAAAATTTGTAATGTTATCTGCCGCTGCTACGCTGGCGATTTTCACCATGGCAAGTCAGGCTCAAGAGGCTGCCAAGCCTGCTGAGGCTGCTCCGCAAGCTGGCGAGGCGACCACTGAGACTGCTGCGACTGAGGCGACCACAGAGGCGGCTGCCCAAACGACAGCCGAGACTGCTGAGGCAGCTAAGCCCGCTGATCCAGTAGAGGCAATCCCTGAGGACAGCGACCAAGTCAAAAAGCTGATCGCTCTACACCCAAAGCTCATCTCACGCATCGCCCCTTATGGCAAGGTTTGCTTTGATGGCGAAGAGTGCGACATCAACATCACCGTACTTGCGCCTGCCGTAGAAGGCGAGGCACGCCCAGGCGATATGCTATATAAAGCCATCTGTGCTACCTGTCATGACGCAGGTCTGGTGGGCGCACCAAAGACTGGTACGGCTGACTGGGCGCCACGCATTGCCAAAGGTACAGCGACCTTGTACGACCACGCCATCAATGGCTTTAACGCCATGCCTGCTCGTGGTGGTGCAGACATCTCTGATGACGAAGTGAAAAACGCGGTTGATTACATCATCGCCCAATCGCAATAA
- a CDS encoding ABC transporter ATP-binding protein codes for MSNLPALKISNLQKTYPNGTAALKGVDLTVPEGEFFALLGANGAGKSTMIGIISSLFPPTEGSVEIFGVDLRANPSLAKSYLGVVPQEFNFNQFEKCIDILITQAGYYGIKRVDALPRAEFLLKELGLWEKKDTKSRSLSGGMKRRLMIARALMHRPRLLILDEPTAGVDIELRRSMWEFMQKINQEEKTTIILTTHYLEEAEQLCKYIAILNHGEILINTEMKSLLTQLSLETFVFDLKDELTAVPTFEHIVHAKLADAKTLEITLNQEQDLNAVFAQLNTANIKVLSMRNKANRLEELFMGVVDSHFHGGKMSDVNQDLSNGGE; via the coding sequence ATGTCAAACTTACCAGCCTTAAAAATATCCAACCTTCAAAAAACCTATCCCAATGGCACTGCCGCTTTAAAAGGGGTGGACTTGACCGTGCCAGAGGGCGAATTTTTCGCTTTGCTTGGCGCAAATGGGGCAGGCAAATCTACGATGATTGGCATCATCAGCTCATTATTTCCACCGACAGAAGGGTCGGTGGAGATTTTTGGGGTGGATTTGCGTGCTAATCCAAGCCTTGCCAAATCCTATCTGGGCGTGGTTCCTCAAGAGTTTAATTTTAACCAATTTGAAAAGTGCATTGACATTCTCATCACGCAGGCAGGCTATTATGGCATTAAGCGTGTGGATGCTTTACCCAGAGCGGAGTTTTTACTAAAAGAGCTGGGGCTTTGGGAGAAAAAAGACACCAAATCTCGCTCGTTGTCTGGCGGTATGAAACGCCGTCTGATGATTGCTCGTGCCTTGATGCACCGCCCACGCTTGTTGATTTTGGACGAGCCGACCGCAGGCGTGGATATTGAACTTCGCCGTTCGATGTGGGAGTTTATGCAAAAAATCAACCAAGAAGAAAAAACCACCATCATCTTGACCACGCATTATCTTGAAGAGGCGGAGCAATTATGCAAATACATCGCCATTTTAAATCATGGCGAGATTTTGATAAATACCGAGATGAAGTCGCTATTGACACAGTTGTCGCTTGAAACTTTTGTATTTGATTTAAAAGATGAATTAACTGCTGTGCCGACTTTTGAGCATATTGTTCATGCAAAACTGGCTGATGCCAAAACTTTGGAAATCACGCTCAATCAAGAGCAAGACCTAAATGCCGTCTTTGCCCAATTAAACACCGCAAACATCAAAGTGCTGAGCATGAGAAATAAAGCCAACCGCTTAGAAGAGCTGTTTATGGGCGTGGTGGACAGTCATTTTCACGGTGGCAAGATGAGCGATGTCAATCAAGACCTAAGCAACGGCGGAGAATAA
- a CDS encoding ABC transporter permease, giving the protein MNPSMRNQLVAFNTLLSKEIKRILRIWPQTLLPPVITMTLYFVIFGQMIGARVGEMGGVSYMQFIVPGLIMMAVITNSYSNVVSSFFSTKFHGSIDELLVSPVSKHTILLGYVAGGVFRGLAIALIVSVVALFFTKLAIVHLGVMLLTILGTSVLFSLGGFINAVFARSFDDISIVPSFILTPLTYLGGVFYSLENLSPFWQNLSLLNPIVYMVNAFRYGILGHSDVNVGYSLVAILAFCAVFYGVAYRLLKDGQRIRIA; this is encoded by the coding sequence ATGAATCCTTCCATGAGAAATCAACTGGTCGCCTTTAATACCTTATTATCCAAAGAAATCAAGCGCATTTTACGCATTTGGCCGCAGACGCTATTGCCGCCTGTGATTACCATGACGCTGTATTTTGTGATTTTTGGGCAGATGATCGGCGCTCGTGTCGGTGAGATGGGCGGTGTGAGCTATATGCAGTTCATCGTGCCGGGGCTGATTATGATGGCGGTGATTACCAATAGCTATTCTAATGTGGTGTCAAGTTTTTTTAGCACCAAATTTCATGGCAGCATCGATGAGCTGCTCGTCTCGCCTGTCTCCAAGCACACCATTTTGCTCGGCTATGTCGCAGGGGGTGTGTTTCGTGGGCTTGCCATCGCACTCATTGTGAGTGTCGTGGCACTGTTTTTTACCAAACTTGCCATCGTTCATCTGGGCGTGATGCTTTTGACGATCCTGGGGACTTCGGTGCTGTTTTCGCTTGGCGGTTTTATCAATGCGGTATTTGCTCGTTCGTTTGATGACATTTCTATCGTGCCAAGTTTTATTTTAACGCCACTGACTTATCTGGGCGGGGTGTTTTATTCTTTGGAAAATTTATCGCCATTTTGGCAAAATCTGTCGCTACTAAACCCCATTGTCTATATGGTCAATGCCTTTCGCTATGGCATTTTGGGGCATTCTGATGTCAATGTCGGCTATTCTTTGGTGGCGATTTTGGCATTTTGTGCGGTGTTTTATGGCGTGGCGTATCGTTTGTTAAAAGATGGTCAAAGAATTCGCATTGCCTAA
- the queF gene encoding NADPH-dependent 7-cyano-7-deazaguanine reductase QueF (Catalyzes the NADPH-dependent reduction of 7-cyano-7-deazaguanine (preQ0) to 7-aminomethyl-7-deazaguanine (preQ1) in queuosine biosynthesis), which yields MSIHGVLGESTSYSKTYDPTILFAISRQIGRDEIVKETGFVFDDGTKGVDVWQAFEISWLNPVGVSEVAMARLTIPATSPNIVESKSLKLYLNSLNFTKFTSVQEVKQTIEQDLSNCVGVAVQVEIIDLDSDALGIVKPVGICIDEVLNKGGNIELTDDIDHSFLMNTKQAELKRHQFYSNLLRSNCPVTNQPDWGTVQIDISTDYELDFGDLLKYILSFRQHNGFHEQCVERIFADLMVNFKPQSLKVSANYTRRGGIDINPVRVFNQEIGEIRRLVRQ from the coding sequence ATGAGCATTCATGGCGTATTGGGTGAAAGCACCAGTTATTCAAAAACTTACGACCCTACCATTTTATTTGCCATCTCACGGCAAATCGGACGAGATGAGATTGTCAAAGAAACGGGATTTGTTTTTGATGATGGTACAAAAGGCGTTGATGTGTGGCAGGCTTTTGAGATTTCATGGCTCAATCCTGTGGGCGTCTCAGAGGTGGCGATGGCACGGCTGACCATACCGGCGACTTCGCCTAATATCGTGGAGTCTAAGTCTTTAAAGCTGTATTTAAACAGCCTAAATTTTACCAAATTTACCAGTGTTCAAGAAGTCAAGCAGACCATCGAGCAGGATTTGTCAAACTGTGTGGGCGTGGCGGTGCAGGTTGAAATCATTGATTTGGACAGCGATGCGCTTGGTATCGTAAAGCCTGTTGGTATTTGTATTGATGAAGTGTTAAATAAGGGCGGAAATATTGAGCTGACTGATGATATTGATCATTCGTTTTTGATGAATACCAAACAAGCCGAATTAAAACGCCATCAATTTTATAGCAATCTTTTGCGTTCAAATTGCCCTGTAACCAATCAGCCAGACTGGGGAACGGTGCAAATTGACATCAGCACCGATTATGAATTGGATTTTGGGGATTTATTAAAATACATTTTGTCATTCAGACAGCACAATGGCTTTCATGAGCAGTGCGTGGAGCGGATTTTTGCTGATTTGATGGTGAATTTTAAACCGCAGTCTTTGAAAGTGTCCGCCAATTATACCAGACGGGGTGGTATTGACATCAATCCTGTGCGAGTGTTCAATCAGGAAATTGGCGAAATCAGGCGTTTGGTGCGTCAGTGA
- a CDS encoding YajQ family cyclic di-GMP-binding protein, translating into MPSFDIVSELNVQEVRNAIGNTDKEIATRFDFKGSDITVELNDKAKTVTITTDNELQADNVYAIFEKQLIKRGVDLQSLDPQDKAQSGKHTKQTINLKDGLDSDTAKKISKAIKESDLKVSASIQGDKIRVSDKKKDNLQACMAFLKEKSFGVPLQFNNFKD; encoded by the coding sequence ATGCCATCATTTGACATCGTTTCAGAACTCAATGTCCAAGAAGTGCGTAACGCCATCGGCAACACCGACAAAGAAATCGCCACTCGCTTTGACTTCAAGGGTAGCGACATCACGGTCGAGCTAAACGACAAAGCCAAAACCGTCACCATCACCACCGACAACGAACTGCAAGCAGACAATGTCTATGCCATCTTTGAAAAACAGCTCATCAAGCGTGGCGTGGATTTGCAAAGCCTAGACCCACAGGACAAAGCCCAATCAGGCAAACACACCAAACAAACCATCAATCTAAAAGACGGGCTAGACTCCGACACCGCCAAAAAAATCAGCAAAGCCATCAAAGAGAGTGATCTGAAAGTCTCGGCAAGCATTCAAGGCGACAAAATCCGTGTTTCTGACAAGAAAAAAGACAATCTGCAAGCGTGCATGGCATTTTTAAAGGAAAAATCTTTTGGCGTGCCACTACAATTCAACAACTTTAAGGATTAA
- a CDS encoding low molecular weight protein tyrosine phosphatase family protein codes for MNFLFVCSKNQWRSPTAERIFKHGYGISTRSAGTSQNARHTVTSDDIAWADKIFVMEYKHQKQLKQSFADLLDDKALIVLDILDDYGYMDDELVELITLSLTPYLP; via the coding sequence ATGAATTTTTTGTTTGTCTGCTCAAAAAATCAGTGGCGCAGCCCTACTGCCGAGCGAATTTTTAAGCACGGCTATGGCATATCCACCCGCTCCGCTGGCACCAGCCAAAACGCTCGCCACACAGTAACGAGCGACGACATTGCTTGGGCGGATAAGATTTTTGTCATGGAGTATAAGCACCAAAAACAGCTAAAACAATCTTTTGCAGATTTACTTGATGATAAAGCATTGATTGTACTTGATATTTTAGATGACTATGGCTATATGGACGATGAATTGGTAGAATTAATCACGCTAAGTCTGACGCCTTATTTGCCCTAA
- the rnt gene encoding ribonuclease T, giving the protein MSDIQTSQTFADKPATLKERFRGFMPVVVDVETAGFNAQTDALLEIACVPILMDDEGKLYQGEPLNAHIEPFVGANLEPSALKFTGINLDSPFRKAISEDEKVALRRIFKALKDIRKQYDCRQCILVGHNAHFDLGFLNAAIARTNSKNHSPFHAFSVLDTASLSALAYGHTVLARTCKMAGIDFDNSHAHSALYDTQKTAELFCKIFNELPMLAAVQTADETDEAHDGIEP; this is encoded by the coding sequence ATGAGCGACATTCAGACAAGCCAAACTTTTGCCGACAAGCCTGCCACCCTAAAAGAGCGGTTTCGTGGCTTTATGCCTGTGGTCGTGGATGTGGAGACGGCAGGATTTAATGCACAGACGGACGCACTGCTTGAAATCGCTTGCGTGCCGATTTTGATGGACGATGAGGGCAAACTGTATCAAGGCGAACCCCTAAATGCTCACATTGAGCCATTTGTCGGGGCAAACCTTGAGCCGTCCGCCTTGAAATTTACTGGCATTAACCTAGACAGCCCCTTTCGCAAAGCCATCAGCGAAGATGAAAAAGTGGCATTAAGACGCATTTTTAAGGCACTCAAAGACATTCGTAAGCAGTACGATTGCCGTCAGTGCATTTTGGTGGGGCATAATGCTCATTTTGATTTGGGTTTTTTAAATGCCGCCATCGCTCGCACCAATTCAAAGAACCACTCGCCCTTTCACGCCTTTAGCGTGCTGGACACCGCAAGCTTGTCGGCATTGGCGTACGGTCACACGGTGCTGGCTCGCACTTGCAAGATGGCAGGCATTGACTTTGACAACAGCCACGCCCACTCAGCACTCTACGACACCCAAAAAACCGCCGAACTGTTTTGCAAGATTTTTAATGAACTTCCCATGCTGGCTGCCGTGCAGACAGCGGACGAGACAGACGAAGCCCATGATGGGATTGAACCATGA
- the pyrC gene encoding dihydroorotase, with translation MTQTLTLIQPDDWHIHLRDGDALATTVPHAANSFNRVICMPNLVPPVKTTEQAVAYRERILTALANSVISDDRKSAFDPRMVLYLTDHTTAEEIRLAKASGVVQAVKLYPAGATTNSADGVTDILGRACVFEAMQQIGLPLLVHGEVTHADVDIFDREKRFLDEILSVIIANFPELKIVMEHITTADAADFCLAQKDNVAATITPQHLLFNRNHMLVGGVKPHYYCLPILKRADHQKRLLEVATSGNPKFFLGTDSAPHATHTKESACGCAGCYSAVHALPLYATAFESVGALDKMENFASRFGANFYGLPINQTTITLAKQDQVIADAYDYLDGKTLTPLLAGQTLAWTQIS, from the coding sequence ATGACCCAAACTTTGACCCTTATCCAGCCAGACGATTGGCACATTCATCTGCGTGATGGCGATGCCCTAGCGACCACCGTACCCCACGCCGCAAACAGCTTTAACCGTGTGATTTGCATGCCAAATCTTGTACCACCAGTCAAAACCACCGAACAAGCAGTCGCCTATCGTGAGCGGATTTTGACGGCATTGGCAAACTCTGTCATTAGCGATGACCGCAAATCCGCCTTTGACCCACGCATGGTCTTGTATCTGACCGACCACACCACCGCCGAAGAAATCCGCCTTGCCAAAGCGTCAGGCGTGGTGCAAGCCGTCAAGCTCTACCCTGCTGGGGCGACTACTAACTCTGCCGATGGTGTTACTGACATTTTGGGGCGAGCTTGCGTCTTTGAAGCCATGCAACAAATCGGCTTACCGCTTTTGGTACATGGCGAAGTCACGCACGCTGATGTGGATATTTTTGACCGTGAAAAACGCTTTTTGGACGAGATTTTAAGCGTAATTATTGCCAATTTCCCAGAGCTTAAAATCGTGATGGAGCACATCACCACCGCTGACGCTGCCGATTTTTGCCTTGCCCAAAAAGACAATGTGGCAGCGACCATCACGCCCCAGCATTTATTATTTAACCGCAATCACATGCTCGTTGGCGGTGTCAAGCCCCATTATTATTGCTTGCCAATTCTAAAACGAGCTGATCATCAAAAACGCCTGCTTGAAGTGGCAACTTCTGGCAATCCTAAGTTTTTCTTAGGCACGGATTCTGCCCCACACGCCACGCACACCAAAGAGTCTGCCTGTGGCTGTGCAGGCTGTTATTCTGCCGTTCATGCTCTGCCTTTGTATGCGACCGCCTTTGAAAGCGTGGGGGCGCTTGATAAAATGGAAAACTTCGCCAGTCGTTTTGGGGCAAATTTCTACGGTCTACCCATCAATCAGACGACCATCACGCTTGCCAAACAAGATCAAGTCATAGCAGATGCCTATGACTACCTAGACGGCAAAACACTCACGCCACTACTGGCAGGGCAGACTTTGGCATGGACGCAGATTTCATGA
- a CDS encoding LysE/ArgO family amino acid transporter, translating to MSSTIIQGFFVSFGLIVAIGAQNAYVLKQGLLKQHIFWVCLVCFLCDFTLLSLGVLGLGSLIGQSKIATLSLAIFGAVFLLWYGFRSFRSAYQGGANLSVDGTRSQATLKQTIATTLALTLLNPHVYLDTLVLVGSIASPLATSEKYQFLIGAVCASALWFFGLGYGARLLIPLFAKPNTWRVLDGFIGVVMWAIAFSLIKYALNIGY from the coding sequence ATGTCATCTACCATCATTCAAGGCTTTTTTGTATCGTTTGGCTTAATTGTCGCCATCGGTGCTCAAAATGCCTATGTCCTAAAACAAGGCTTATTAAAACAGCACATCTTTTGGGTATGCTTGGTGTGCTTTTTGTGCGATTTTACCTTGCTAAGCCTTGGCGTACTTGGGCTTGGCAGCTTAATCGGACAAAGCAAAATCGCCACTTTATCGCTTGCCATCTTTGGGGCGGTGTTTTTGCTGTGGTATGGCTTTCGTTCGTTTCGCTCGGCTTATCAAGGTGGAGCCAATCTGTCCGTTGATGGCACACGCAGCCAAGCCACGCTAAAACAGACCATCGCCACCACACTCGCCTTGACCCTACTAAACCCCCATGTCTATCTGGACACGCTGGTGCTGGTCGGCAGCATTGCCAGTCCGCTCGCCACCAGCGAAAAGTATCAATTTCTCATCGGTGCGGTGTGTGCGTCCGCTTTGTGGTTTTTTGGGCTGGGCTATGGGGCAAGACTACTCATTCCGCTATTTGCCAAGCCAAATACTTGGCGTGTGTTAGATGGCTTTATCGGCGTGGTCATGTGGGCAATTGCTTTTAGCCTGATTAAATACGCTTTGAATATAGGCTACTAA
- the argG gene encoding argininosuccinate synthase, with product MSNATILQHLPTGKKVGIAFSGGLDTSAALLWMKQKGAEPYAYTANLGQPDEDDYNAIPAKAEQYGAVKARLIDCRTQLALEGIAAIQCGAFHVTTGGMPYFNTTPLGRAVTGTMLVTAMREDDVNIWGDGSTYKGNDIERFYRYGLLANPELKIYKPWLDQTFIDELGGRSEMSQFLIDNGFDYKMSKEKAYSTDSNMLGATHEAKDLEFLNASHKIVEPIMGVRYWDESVKIDAEEVSVTFEEGVPVAINGERIDSPVDLILKANEIGGRHGLGMTDQIENRIIEAKSRGIYEAPGMALLHIAYERLVTGIHNEDTIEQYRINGLRLGRLLYQGRWFDSQALMLRETAQRWVARAITGTVTLELRRGNDYSILNTESPNLTYEPERLSMEKVEDAAFTPLDRIGQLTMRNLDIADTRHKLGIYTQTGLLGVGGGNAVPQLEQK from the coding sequence ATGTCAAACGCCACCATTTTACAACACCTGCCCACTGGCAAAAAAGTTGGTATCGCTTTCTCTGGCGGTCTGGACACTTCTGCTGCCCTACTTTGGATGAAACAAAAAGGCGCCGAGCCGTACGCTTACACCGCAAACCTAGGTCAGCCTGACGAAGACGACTACAACGCCATTCCTGCCAAAGCCGAGCAATACGGTGCAGTCAAGGCTCGCTTGATTGACTGCCGTACACAGCTTGCCCTAGAAGGCATCGCCGCCATTCAATGCGGTGCATTCCATGTCACCACAGGCGGTATGCCGTACTTTAACACCACGCCACTGGGTCGTGCGGTAACAGGCACCATGCTTGTTACTGCCATGCGTGAAGACGATGTCAATATCTGGGGCGATGGCTCAACTTATAAGGGCAACGACATTGAGCGTTTTTATCGCTATGGTCTGCTTGCCAATCCAGAGCTGAAAATTTATAAGCCTTGGCTGGATCAGACTTTCATTGACGAGCTGGGCGGTCGTAGCGAGATGAGTCAATTTTTGATTGACAATGGCTTTGATTACAAAATGAGCAAAGAAAAAGCCTACTCTACCGACTCGAACATGCTGGGTGCAACTCACGAAGCCAAAGACTTGGAATTTTTGAACGCAAGCCACAAAATCGTTGAGCCGATCATGGGCGTACGCTACTGGGACGAGAGCGTCAAGATTGATGCCGAAGAAGTGAGCGTAACTTTTGAAGAAGGCGTGCCAGTCGCCATCAATGGCGAGCGCATTGACAGCCCTGTGGATCTTATCCTAAAAGCCAACGAAATCGGCGGTCGCCATGGCTTGGGTATGACTGACCAAATTGAAAACCGTATCATTGAAGCCAAATCTCGTGGTATCTACGAAGCCCCTGGCATGGCACTACTACACATCGCTTATGAGCGTCTGGTAACAGGCATTCACAACGAAGACACCATTGAGCAGTATCGCATTAACGGCTTGCGTCTGGGTCGCCTGCTGTATCAAGGTCGCTGGTTTGACTCTCAGGCTCTGATGCTGCGTGAAACCGCTCAGCGTTGGGTGGCTCGTGCCATCACAGGTACGGTAACGCTTGAACTTCGTCGTGGCAATGATTACAGCATTCTAAATACCGAATCGCCCAATCTGACCTACGAGCCAGAACGCCTATCTATGGAGAAAGTTGAAGATGCCGCATTCACACCGCTTGATCGTATCGGTCAGCTGACCATGCGTAATCTTGACATCGCCGACACTCGCCATAAGCTGGGTATCTATACCCAAACAGGGCTGCTGGGCGTAGGTGGTGGCAACGCCGTACCACAGCTTGAACAAAAATAA
- a CDS encoding L,D-transpeptidase, with amino-acid sequence MTTKTGIHLVVDTSIQQMSVYDGDVLLCHFPVSTAKNGTGQLINTGCTPLGRHKIAQKIGGEYPKNAVFVGRQFTGEIYDDTLGKANPDRDWILSRILWLEGCEMGVNQGENANGVCDSFARYIYIHGTPDTEPMGVPRSHGCVRMRNDDVIALYDMVGVDTKVLIA; translated from the coding sequence ATGACAACTAAAACTGGCATTCATCTGGTGGTTGATACCAGCATACAGCAGATGAGCGTGTATGATGGCGATGTGCTTTTGTGCCATTTTCCTGTTTCTACCGCCAAAAATGGCACAGGTCAGCTGATCAACACAGGCTGTACGCCACTAGGTCGGCACAAAATCGCCCAAAAAATCGGCGGCGAATACCCAAAAAATGCCGTCTTTGTCGGCAGACAATTCACAGGCGAGATTTATGATGACACGCTTGGGAAAGCCAATCCTGACAGAGACTGGATATTAAGCCGTATTTTGTGGCTAGAAGGCTGTGAAATGGGTGTAAATCAAGGCGAAAATGCCAATGGCGTGTGTGATAGTTTTGCTCGTTACATCTACATTCACGGCACGCCAGATACCGAGCCTATGGGCGTGCCACGCTCGCATGGCTGTGTGCGTATGCGTAATGATGATGTCATTGCATTGTATGACATGGTGGGCGTGGATACGAAGGTATTGATTGCTTGA
- a CDS encoding LysR family transcriptional regulator, with translation MNLQKVDLNLLVYLDVLLREKNVTRAAEQLGITQPAMSNILRRLRSLFNDPLLVRSSEGMTPTERAGELQPRIREILSDISTLLEPRTEFRPYSTSRVFRIMTSDYAEATLVPRLVKALRSEAPNVILDFLTPSDVSYRDMEQGRVDLAINRFNEIPQSFHQVLVWRDTFSCLLSADSPYVGRFNLKNYLKAQHVWVSKTGMGVGFGVNPEKSGGLGSIDQALQRLGQKRQISVFTRHYQMPAMLAANKDLIATLPTRVAKLQAHNNPEIVVKEPPFFIPEFELTMAWSPLLQHHPAHRWLRQLILHVARQVIAEEEQAMKGL, from the coding sequence ATGAATTTACAAAAAGTTGATTTAAATTTGCTCGTCTATTTAGATGTGCTGTTGCGTGAAAAAAATGTCACTCGTGCCGCCGAACAGCTTGGCATCACACAGCCTGCGATGAGTAATATTTTACGCAGACTTCGCTCGCTGTTCAATGATCCGCTCTTAGTGCGATCCAGCGAGGGCATGACGCCGACCGAACGAGCAGGCGAGCTACAGCCACGCATTCGTGAGATACTCTCGGACATCAGCACGCTACTTGAGCCACGCACCGAGTTCCGTCCGTACAGCACTTCTCGTGTTTTTCGCATCATGACATCAGACTATGCTGAGGCGACCCTTGTGCCACGCCTTGTCAAGGCACTTCGCTCTGAGGCGCCGAATGTGATTTTGGACTTTTTGACGCCGTCTGATGTGTCGTATCGAGACATGGAGCAGGGGCGAGTGGATTTGGCGATCAACCGCTTTAACGAGATTCCCCAGAGCTTTCATCAGGTCTTGGTGTGGCGTGATACTTTTAGCTGTCTGTTGTCGGCGGACAGCCCTTATGTGGGGCGATTTAATCTAAAAAACTACCTAAAAGCTCAGCATGTCTGGGTGTCAAAGACAGGCATGGGCGTAGGCTTTGGGGTAAATCCTGAAAAATCAGGCGGTCTGGGTTCGATTGACCAAGCCCTGCAACGCCTTGGGCAAAAACGCCAAATCAGTGTCTTTACTCGTCATTACCAAATGCCCGCCATGCTCGCTGCCAACAAGGACTTAATCGCCACTTTGCCGACTCGTGTCGCCAAGCTCCAAGCACACAATAACCCTGAGATTGTCGTCAAAGAACCGCCATTTTTCATTCCAGAATTTGAGCTGACGATGGCATGGTCGCCGCTACTTCAGCACCACCCAGCCCACCGCTGGCTAAGACAGCTCATCTTGCATGTGGCACGCCAAGTCATCGCCGAAGAAGAGCAGGCAATGAAAGGCTTATGA
- a CDS encoding FixH family protein produces the protein MKCVMSKHLQQEPWYKNPFMTVFVVGLPVLVVAVCIFFIVWSIRIQDSTVRDDWYMDGKTLYQDATRDKLAHDLGVFGVMRFDGEAVRFELNYPKNTLDTGTLRDGTPLTYPKSLAVSISHATDSSKDRDFTIKHIGENVYAGKVSLDATDAKYYLQVSNDGIHNWRLRHAQKLPAQNVVLSPLSSFDEGASTLPDQRDKRADLSDHPR, from the coding sequence ATTAAGTGCGTCATGTCCAAACACCTCCAACAAGAACCTTGGTACAAAAACCCCTTCATGACCGTCTTTGTGGTCGGCTTACCTGTGCTGGTCGTGGCGGTGTGTATATTTTTTATCGTCTGGTCGATCCGCATCCAAGACAGCACCGTGCGTGATGACTGGTACATGGACGGTAAGACGCTCTACCAAGACGCCACTCGTGATAAGCTTGCGCACGATTTGGGCGTGTTTGGCGTGATGCGCTTTGATGGCGAGGCGGTGCGCTTTGAACTCAACTATCCCAAAAACACGCTGGATACTGGCACACTCCGAGATGGCACGCCTTTGACCTACCCTAAGTCGCTTGCCGTCTCCATCTCGCACGCCACCGACAGCAGCAAAGACAGAGACTTCACCATCAAGCACATCGGCGAGAATGTCTATGCTGGTAAGGTCAGTCTGGATGCCACTGATGCCAAGTATTATCTACAAGTCAGTAATGATGGCATTCATAACTGGCGCCTAAGACACGCCCAAAAGCTGCCTGCGCAAAATGTCGTCCTCTCGCCACTGTCAAGCTTTGATGAGGGTGCCAGCACCCTTCCCGATCAGCGTGATAAGCGTGCCGATTTGAGCGATCATCCGAGATAA